From Streptomyces durmitorensis, a single genomic window includes:
- the typA gene encoding translational GTPase TypA yields the protein MPTRHDIRNVAIVAHVDHGKTTLVDAMLKQAGSFAAHAAESLDDRMMDSNDLEREKGITILAKNTAVKYHPKDGGDVITINIIDTPGHADFGGEVERGLSMVDAVVLLVDASEGPLPQTRFVLRKALAAKMPVILCINKTDRPDSRIAEVVDETYDLFLDLDADEDQIEFPIVYACARDGVASLTKPEDGTVPADSENLEPFFSTILDTVPAPEYDEEAPLQAHVTNLDADNFLGRIALCRVEQGELRKGQTVTWIKRDGSQSNVRITELMMTEALTRKPAEKAGPGDICAIAGIPEIMIGETLADPENPIALPLITVDEPAISMTIGTNTSPLVGKGGKGHKVTARQVKDRLDKELIGNVSLRVLDTERPDAWEVQGRGELALAILVEQMRREGFELTVGKPEVVTKQIDGKTYEPIERMTIDSPEEHLGAITQLMATRKGRMETMTNHGSGWIRMEWIVPSRGLIGFRTEFLTQTRGTGIAHSIFEGHEPWFGDLRTRHNGSLVADRSGSVTPFAMVNLQERGVIFTEAGTEVYEGMIVGENSRADDMDVNITKEKKLTNMRAASADTTENVVPARKLSLEQSLEFCRDDECIEVTPETVRIRKVVLDAKQRGRSASRAKHG from the coding sequence ATGCCCACGCGCCATGACATTCGTAATGTTGCCATCGTCGCCCACGTCGACCACGGCAAGACCACCCTGGTCGACGCCATGCTCAAGCAGGCCGGCTCCTTCGCCGCGCACGCAGCCGAGTCCCTCGACGACCGCATGATGGACTCGAACGACCTGGAGCGTGAGAAGGGCATCACGATCCTGGCCAAGAACACGGCCGTCAAGTACCACCCCAAGGATGGCGGAGACGTCATCACCATCAACATCATCGACACCCCCGGCCACGCCGACTTCGGTGGCGAGGTCGAGCGCGGCCTGTCGATGGTGGACGCGGTCGTCCTCCTCGTGGACGCCTCCGAGGGCCCGCTGCCCCAGACGCGCTTCGTGCTCCGCAAGGCCCTCGCGGCCAAGATGCCGGTCATCCTGTGCATCAACAAGACGGACCGCCCGGACTCCCGGATCGCCGAGGTCGTCGACGAGACGTACGACCTGTTCCTGGACCTGGACGCGGACGAGGACCAGATCGAGTTCCCGATCGTCTACGCCTGCGCCCGTGACGGCGTCGCCTCGCTGACCAAGCCGGAGGACGGCACCGTCCCGGCCGACAGCGAGAACCTCGAGCCGTTCTTCTCCACGATCCTGGACACCGTCCCGGCTCCGGAGTACGACGAGGAGGCCCCCCTCCAGGCGCACGTCACGAACCTGGACGCCGACAACTTCCTCGGCCGTATCGCCCTGTGCCGTGTCGAGCAGGGCGAGCTGCGCAAGGGCCAGACCGTTACCTGGATCAAGCGTGACGGCTCGCAGTCCAACGTCCGCATCACCGAGCTGATGATGACGGAGGCGCTCACGCGCAAGCCCGCCGAGAAGGCGGGCCCCGGTGACATCTGCGCCATCGCCGGTATCCCGGAGATCATGATCGGTGAGACCCTCGCCGACCCCGAGAACCCGATCGCGCTGCCGCTGATCACGGTGGACGAGCCCGCGATCTCCATGACCATCGGCACCAACACCTCGCCGCTCGTCGGCAAGGGCGGCAAGGGCCACAAGGTCACCGCCCGCCAGGTGAAGGACCGTCTGGACAAGGAGCTCATCGGCAACGTCTCGCTCCGTGTCCTGGACACCGAGCGTCCCGACGCCTGGGAGGTCCAGGGCCGTGGTGAGCTCGCGCTCGCCATCCTGGTCGAGCAGATGCGCCGCGAGGGCTTCGAGCTGACCGTCGGCAAGCCCGAGGTCGTCACCAAGCAGATCGACGGCAAGACGTACGAGCCGATCGAGCGCATGACGATCGACTCGCCCGAGGAGCACCTCGGCGCCATCACGCAGCTGATGGCGACCCGCAAGGGCCGCATGGAGACGATGACCAACCACGGCTCCGGCTGGATCCGCATGGAGTGGATCGTTCCGTCGCGTGGCCTCATCGGCTTCCGTACGGAGTTCCTGACCCAGACCCGCGGCACCGGCATCGCGCACTCGATCTTCGAGGGTCACGAGCCGTGGTTCGGCGACCTGCGCACCCGTCACAACGGCTCGCTCGTCGCGGACCGCTCGGGTTCGGTCACGCCGTTCGCGATGGTCAACCTCCAGGAGCGCGGTGTCATCTTCACCGAGGCCGGCACCGAGGTGTACGAGGGCATGATCGTCGGCGAGAACTCGCGCGCCGACGACATGGACGTGAACATCACCAAGGAGAAGAAGCTCACCAACATGCGTGCAGCTTCCGCGGACACGACCGAGAACGTCGTGCCCGCCCGCAAGCTGTCGCTCGAGCAGTCCCTGGAGTTCTGCCGCGACGACGAGTGCATCGAGGTGACCCCGGAGACCGTGCGCATCCGCAAGGTCGTCCTGGACGCCAAGCAGCGCGGCCGCTCCGCCTCGCGCGCCAAGCACGGCTAA
- a CDS encoding hydrolase: protein MNSPSGSPSDSSSAVARPAPRSALTRRSVLGLAAAGLAATLLSAPAPAQARPMGIEAKLPGPTGPHRIGTVSTRIVDTSRHDPWVKSVPYRELMISVWYPAAGRPGGTEHRLAPYMAPGAAARWNAMAPHGIPKDAIDFAAIRTHAREGAPADTSDGRRPVLLYASGANDPRTWGTSAVEELASHGYVVVTIDHTYEAPGVQFPDGSVKDDAPLLKALEEAGQKDEVPALLKKVLDVRVADSKFVLDRLGSLPNGLSKVVDRKRVGMFGQSAGGIAAAETMYEDSRVKAGMNMDGTLENNPEPKGTNLTPVAQHGLTRPFLLMGREGNDRTTEPSWREFWSHTTGWKRNLTLRGSVHQTYTDLAALLPQAGVDGKVIKEHIGTVEPDRAVAAERAYATSFFDRWLRGRNDHLLDGPSGRYPEVEFAG from the coding sequence ATGAACTCTCCCTCCGGCTCTCCCTCCGACTCTTCCTCGGCTGTGGCACGCCCGGCTCCCCGCTCGGCCTTGACTCGGCGCTCGGTGCTGGGACTTGCCGCGGCCGGTCTGGCGGCGACGCTTCTGAGCGCCCCGGCTCCCGCGCAGGCGCGGCCCATGGGCATCGAGGCGAAGCTCCCCGGGCCCACAGGACCGCACCGGATCGGCACGGTGTCGACCCGCATCGTCGACACGTCACGGCACGACCCGTGGGTGAAGTCCGTGCCGTACCGAGAGCTGATGATCAGCGTCTGGTATCCGGCAGCGGGAAGGCCGGGCGGCACGGAACACCGCCTCGCTCCGTACATGGCGCCGGGCGCGGCAGCGCGCTGGAACGCGATGGCGCCCCACGGCATCCCCAAGGACGCGATCGACTTCGCCGCCATCCGGACGCACGCGCGGGAGGGAGCGCCGGCCGACACGAGCGACGGCCGACGGCCGGTCCTGCTGTACGCGTCGGGCGCCAACGACCCGCGCACCTGGGGGACTTCGGCAGTAGAGGAGCTGGCGAGCCACGGGTATGTGGTGGTGACGATCGACCACACCTATGAGGCGCCAGGGGTGCAGTTCCCCGACGGCTCGGTGAAGGACGACGCACCGCTCCTCAAGGCCTTGGAGGAGGCGGGGCAGAAGGACGAGGTGCCGGCGCTGCTCAAGAAGGTCCTGGACGTCCGGGTGGCCGACTCGAAGTTCGTCCTGGACCGCCTCGGCTCGCTGCCGAACGGACTGTCCAAGGTCGTGGACCGGAAGCGGGTGGGCATGTTCGGCCAGTCGGCGGGCGGGATCGCGGCCGCCGAGACGATGTACGAGGACAGCCGGGTCAAGGCAGGCATGAACATGGACGGCACCCTGGAGAACAACCCCGAGCCGAAGGGCACGAACCTGACGCCCGTGGCCCAGCACGGCCTGACCCGCCCGTTCCTCCTGATGGGCAGGGAGGGCAACGACCGTACGACAGAGCCGTCGTGGCGCGAGTTCTGGTCCCACACGACCGGCTGGAAGCGGAACCTGACCCTGCGCGGCTCGGTGCATCAGACGTACACGGACCTGGCCGCGCTGCTCCCGCAGGCCGGGGTGGACGGGAAGGTCATCAAGGAGCACATAGGCACGGTCGAGCCGGACCGCGCGGTGGCGGCGGAGCGGGCGTACGCGACGTCGTTCTTCGACCGCTGGCTGCGGGGACGGAACGACCACCTGCTGGACGGCCCTTCGGGGAGGTATCCGGAGGTGGAGTTCGCGGGATGA
- a CDS encoding ABC transporter family substrate-binding protein produces the protein MSPDRARLRSAVFLATGVLALPALAACSSQDEAGSPTAGQDVAPAARDLVADGGTMNWAVDAMPETLNSFQSDADAGTNRIAGAVLPSMFRLDAQGRAQQNTDFLESAKVVESEPKQVVLYKLNQQAVWSDGREIGADDFAAQQRALSGKDSAYWTARNAGYDRIEKVERGANNLEVRVTFNKPYADWRSLFSPLYPKEVMGTPDTFNDGARRKLKVSAGPFAVQDVDNKADEVTLARNPRWWGRPAKLSKVVLREVPREQRAAALAEGKVDLAEIDAPEARRITNAARDQGGQGPLSHGPEAQLTPAKALRSWAIANGSDEEAADTEQQAREKTHKAIKKYATEQTGLRGYTVRKSLEPAYTQLALNGTEGPLADDRVRRAVARALDRDELAKAVLTPLGLPAEPVGSHLALAGQQAYADNSGALGDQDTTEARALLADAGWTPGGPLKEPKGKTAGSEADAKKAKAESGSDSGSDSESDSGDDGAYTVGEDDQKPGDSGTSVLAPAPAAAYQEAALTRQAASLTAHREADKEKKKDPGGHAKQHAEKRAEKHSEKRAEKHSEKQAAKGGAPGAYAPKGTAAPAAATPAAGGPMAKDGKPLTLRFVLPSGEGSESLRTVADRISRMLEKIGIRTETAKVSDDSYFKDHIASGQYDLALYSWPASAFPATDARPIFAKPVPAADGSLNVEQNYTRVGTDHIDQLFDQAMGELDEDESRALVRKADARIWAEAGSIPLYQRPQLMAARTNLANAGAFGFQSPNFEDMGFLKPGAKPSGKPAAK, from the coding sequence ATGTCCCCAGACCGCGCCAGACTGAGATCTGCCGTGTTCCTCGCCACGGGCGTGCTAGCTCTGCCCGCCCTCGCCGCCTGCAGCTCTCAGGACGAGGCAGGCTCCCCGACCGCAGGACAGGACGTCGCGCCCGCGGCCCGGGATCTCGTCGCCGACGGCGGGACCATGAACTGGGCCGTCGACGCGATGCCGGAGACCCTCAACTCCTTCCAGTCGGACGCCGATGCGGGCACGAACCGGATCGCCGGAGCGGTGCTGCCGTCGATGTTCCGCCTCGACGCGCAGGGCAGGGCGCAGCAGAACACCGACTTCCTGGAGTCCGCGAAGGTCGTCGAGAGCGAGCCCAAGCAGGTCGTGCTCTACAAGCTCAACCAGCAGGCGGTGTGGAGCGACGGCCGGGAGATCGGCGCCGATGACTTCGCGGCGCAGCAGCGCGCCCTGTCCGGGAAGGACAGCGCGTACTGGACGGCACGCAACGCGGGCTACGACCGCATCGAGAAGGTCGAGCGCGGCGCGAACAACCTGGAGGTGCGCGTCACCTTCAACAAGCCGTACGCGGACTGGCGTTCGCTCTTCTCGCCGCTGTACCCGAAGGAGGTCATGGGCACTCCTGACACCTTCAACGACGGTGCGCGGCGCAAGCTCAAGGTCAGCGCGGGTCCCTTCGCGGTGCAGGACGTCGACAACAAGGCGGACGAGGTCACGCTGGCCCGCAACCCGCGCTGGTGGGGCAGGCCCGCCAAGCTCTCCAAGGTCGTCCTGCGCGAGGTCCCGCGCGAGCAGCGCGCCGCCGCGCTCGCGGAGGGCAAGGTCGACCTCGCCGAGATCGACGCCCCGGAGGCGCGACGCATCACGAACGCCGCCCGCGACCAGGGAGGCCAGGGCCCGCTCAGCCACGGGCCCGAGGCGCAGCTGACCCCGGCCAAGGCGCTGCGCTCCTGGGCGATCGCCAACGGCTCCGACGAGGAGGCGGCCGACACCGAGCAGCAGGCCCGCGAGAAGACCCACAAGGCGATCAAGAAGTACGCCACCGAACAGACGGGCCTTCGGGGCTACACCGTCCGCAAGTCCCTCGAACCGGCCTACACCCAGCTCGCCCTGAACGGCACCGAGGGCCCGCTCGCCGACGACCGGGTGCGGCGCGCGGTGGCCCGCGCCCTCGACCGCGACGAGCTGGCCAAGGCGGTCCTGACGCCGCTCGGCCTGCCCGCCGAGCCGGTCGGCAGCCACCTGGCCCTCGCCGGGCAGCAGGCGTACGCGGACAACAGCGGGGCCCTGGGCGACCAGGACACCACCGAGGCGCGGGCGCTGCTCGCCGACGCGGGGTGGACGCCGGGCGGTCCGCTGAAGGAGCCCAAGGGCAAGACGGCCGGGAGCGAGGCGGACGCCAAGAAGGCGAAGGCGGAATCCGGCTCTGACTCCGGCTCGGATTCGGAATCGGACTCGGGCGACGACGGCGCGTACACCGTCGGCGAGGACGACCAGAAGCCGGGCGACAGCGGCACCTCGGTGCTCGCGCCCGCTCCCGCGGCGGCTTACCAGGAGGCGGCGCTGACCCGCCAGGCCGCGTCCCTCACGGCGCACCGCGAGGCGGACAAGGAGAAGAAGAAGGACCCCGGCGGGCACGCCAAGCAGCACGCCGAGAAGCGGGCCGAAAAGCACTCCGAGAAGCGCGCGGAGAAGCACTCCGAGAAGCAGGCCGCCAAGGGCGGTGCACCCGGTGCGTATGCCCCCAAGGGCACCGCGGCACCCGCCGCGGCGACCCCGGCGGCGGGCGGCCCCATGGCGAAGGACGGCAAGCCGCTCACCCTCCGCTTCGTCCTGCCGTCCGGCGAGGGCTCGGAGTCGCTGCGGACGGTGGCCGACCGGATCTCGCGGATGCTGGAGAAGATCGGCATCCGCACCGAGACGGCGAAGGTCTCCGACGACAGCTACTTCAAGGACCACATCGCGTCGGGGCAGTACGACCTCGCCCTCTACTCCTGGCCCGCGTCGGCCTTCCCGGCCACGGACGCGCGTCCGATCTTCGCCAAGCCGGTGCCGGCCGCGGACGGCTCCCTGAACGTCGAGCAGAACTACACGCGGGTCGGCACGGACCACATCGATCAGTTGTTCGACCAGGCGATGGGTGAGCTCGACGAGGACGAGAGCCGTGCCCTGGTCAGGAAGGCCGACGCCCGCATCTGGGCCGAGGCCGGATCCATCCCCCTCTATCAGCGCCCCCAGCTGATGGCGGCCCGCACGAACCTCGCGAACGCGGGCGCCTTCGGCTTCCAGTCCCCGAACTTCGAGGACATGGGCTTCCTGAAGCCGGGCGCGAAGCCCTCGGGCAAGCCGGCGGCGAAGTAG
- a CDS encoding phosphotransferase: MGMTDQLLGSGRTADVFALDDTWVLRRYRDGTDATDEADVMTYLSEQGYPVPRIRPAEPGAPRTDLVMGRLTGPTMAEAAMRGAVTPEDAAVILARLLHTLHALPARSSASPTDRVLHLDLHPENVILTPEGPVVIDWATTEEGPPGLDWAMSALILAEVAVSGRPEAAGSRAALATLLTDATVDVGATATDHLAEALARRAANPTLGAEEVRWLEAAEELVLELG, encoded by the coding sequence ATGGGGATGACTGATCAGCTGCTCGGCTCCGGACGCACCGCGGATGTCTTCGCGCTGGACGACACATGGGTGCTGCGTCGGTACCGGGACGGGACCGACGCGACGGATGAGGCCGACGTCATGACGTATCTGTCGGAGCAGGGGTATCCCGTACCGCGGATCCGCCCGGCCGAGCCCGGCGCTCCACGTACCGACCTGGTCATGGGGCGCCTGACGGGGCCGACCATGGCGGAGGCCGCGATGCGGGGCGCTGTCACCCCGGAGGACGCGGCAGTGATCCTCGCCCGGCTGCTGCACACGCTGCACGCGCTTCCGGCCCGCTCGTCCGCCTCGCCCACCGACCGCGTCCTGCACCTGGATCTCCACCCGGAGAACGTGATCCTCACGCCTGAGGGGCCCGTGGTGATCGACTGGGCCACCACGGAGGAGGGCCCGCCCGGCCTCGACTGGGCGATGTCGGCGCTGATCCTCGCGGAGGTCGCGGTGAGCGGCAGACCAGAGGCCGCGGGGTCACGCGCCGCTCTGGCCACGCTCCTGACGGACGCGACGGTCGACGTCGGAGCCACCGCCACCGACCACCTCGCGGAGGCCCTCGCACGACGGGCCGCGAATCCGACGCTGGGGGCGGAGGAGGTGCGGTGGCTGGAGGCGGCGGAGGAACTGGTGCTTGAGTTGGGCTAG
- a CDS encoding fumarate reductase/succinate dehydrogenase flavoprotein subunit — protein MSQVERQQWDVVVVGAGGAGLRAAIEAREQGARTAVICKSLFGKAHTVMAEGGIAASMGNVNSGDNWQVHFRDTLRGGKFLNQWRMAELHAREAPDRVWELETWGALFDRTADGRISQRNFGGHEYPRLAHVGDRTGLELIRTLQQKIVSLQQEDERELGDYEARLKVFQECTVTRVLKEGERVSGTFCYDRESGRFFVLEAPSVVLATGGIGKSFKVTSNSWEYTGDGHALALLAGAPLLNMEFVQFHPTGMVWPPSVKGILVTESVRGDGGVLRNSEGKRFMFDYVPDVFKEKYAQSEDEGDRWYEDPDHNRRPPELLPRDEVARAINSEVKAGRGSPHGGVFLDVSTRMPAEVIKRRLPSMYHQFKELADVDITAEAMEVGPTCHYVMGGIAVESDTAAAQRVPGLYAAGEVAGGMHGSNRLGGNSLSDLLVFGRRAGLHAARYAAGFPGADARPLVDEVQVDTAAAEALRPFSAEGPEDGATPENPYTLHQELQQTMNDLVGIIRREGEMEQALEKLAELRVRARRAGVEGHRQFNPGWHLALDLRNMLLVSECVARAALERTESRGGHTREDHPGMNREWRRANLLCQLTDPSGGLAATDPVRGQIDLVRVTTEPIRPDLLALFEKEELVKYLAEEELYE, from the coding sequence ATGTCTCAAGTGGAGCGGCAGCAGTGGGACGTTGTCGTGGTGGGAGCGGGAGGAGCGGGCCTGCGGGCCGCGATCGAGGCACGGGAGCAGGGCGCGCGTACCGCCGTGATCTGCAAGTCCCTGTTCGGCAAGGCCCATACGGTGATGGCCGAGGGCGGCATCGCGGCCTCCATGGGCAACGTGAACTCCGGCGACAACTGGCAGGTCCACTTCCGCGACACCCTGCGCGGCGGCAAGTTCCTCAACCAGTGGCGGATGGCCGAGCTGCACGCGCGCGAAGCACCCGACCGGGTCTGGGAGTTGGAGACCTGGGGCGCGCTGTTCGACCGCACCGCGGACGGCCGCATCTCCCAGCGCAACTTCGGGGGTCACGAGTATCCGCGCCTGGCGCACGTGGGCGACCGGACCGGCCTCGAACTGATCCGTACGCTCCAGCAGAAAATCGTCTCTCTCCAGCAGGAGGACGAACGCGAACTCGGTGACTACGAAGCACGCCTGAAGGTCTTCCAGGAGTGCACGGTCACCCGCGTCCTGAAGGAGGGCGAGCGGGTCAGCGGAACGTTCTGCTACGACCGCGAGTCCGGCCGCTTCTTCGTCCTCGAAGCCCCCAGTGTGGTCCTGGCGACCGGTGGCATCGGCAAGTCCTTCAAGGTGACGTCGAATTCGTGGGAGTACACCGGCGACGGCCACGCGCTCGCGCTGCTCGCCGGGGCGCCTCTCCTCAACATGGAGTTCGTGCAGTTCCACCCGACGGGGATGGTCTGGCCGCCCTCGGTGAAGGGCATCCTGGTCACCGAGTCGGTGCGCGGCGACGGCGGAGTACTGCGCAACTCCGAAGGCAAGCGTTTCATGTTCGACTACGTACCGGACGTCTTCAAGGAGAAGTACGCGCAGTCGGAGGACGAGGGCGACCGCTGGTACGAGGACCCGGACCACAACCGCCGCCCCCCTGAGCTGCTGCCGCGCGACGAAGTGGCGCGCGCCATCAACTCCGAGGTGAAGGCGGGCCGCGGTTCGCCGCACGGCGGGGTCTTCCTCGACGTGTCGACGCGCATGCCGGCCGAGGTCATCAAACGCCGACTCCCGTCCATGTACCACCAGTTCAAGGAGCTGGCGGACGTCGACATCACGGCCGAGGCCATGGAGGTCGGACCGACCTGCCATTACGTGATGGGCGGCATCGCGGTCGAATCGGACACGGCGGCGGCCCAGCGCGTGCCGGGTCTGTACGCGGCGGGCGAGGTGGCCGGCGGCATGCACGGCTCCAACCGGCTCGGCGGCAACTCCCTCTCCGACCTGCTGGTCTTCGGGCGGCGAGCGGGACTGCACGCGGCGCGGTATGCGGCCGGGTTCCCCGGGGCCGACGCGCGGCCCCTGGTCGACGAGGTCCAGGTGGACACGGCCGCGGCCGAGGCGCTGCGGCCGTTCAGCGCGGAGGGCCCCGAGGACGGGGCGACGCCGGAGAATCCGTACACCCTCCACCAGGAGCTCCAGCAGACGATGAACGACCTGGTCGGCATCATCCGCCGCGAGGGCGAGATGGAACAGGCCCTGGAGAAGCTGGCGGAGCTGCGGGTGCGGGCACGGCGGGCCGGAGTGGAGGGCCACCGCCAGTTCAACCCCGGCTGGCACCTCGCGCTCGACCTGCGCAACATGCTCCTTGTCAGCGAGTGCGTGGCGCGGGCCGCCCTGGAGCGCACGGAGAGCCGGGGCGGGCACACCCGCGAGGACCATCCGGGCATGAACCGCGAATGGCGCCGCGCGAATCTGCTCTGCCAGCTCACTGACCCTTCGGGCGGTCTCGCGGCCACGGATCCCGTGCGCGGCCAGATCGACCTGGTGCGGGTCACCACCGAGCCCATCCGTCCCGACCTGCTTGCTCTCTTCGAGAAGGAAGAGCTGGTCAAGTACCTGGCCGAAGAGGAGCTTTACGAGTGA
- a CDS encoding succinate dehydrogenase/fumarate reductase iron-sulfur subunit, which yields MSTATPSSSSTSYDAQFRVWRGDVEGGDLEDFKVEVNEGEVVLDIIHRLQATQTPDLAVRWNCKAGKCGSCSAEINGRPRLMCMTRMSVFSREDVITVTPLRAFPVVRDLVTDVGFNYTKAREVPAFVPPADLGPGEYRMQQADVDRSQEFRKCIECFLCQDTCHVVRDHEENKAAFAGPRFLMRVAELDMHPLDAAAESGLDRKQTAQDEHGLGYCNITKCCTEVCPEGIKITDNALIPLKERAVDRKYDPLVWLGSKIRRRGER from the coding sequence GTGAGTACCGCTACACCGAGTTCTTCGAGCACGTCGTACGACGCGCAATTCCGGGTCTGGCGCGGGGACGTCGAGGGCGGCGACCTGGAGGACTTCAAGGTCGAGGTCAACGAAGGCGAGGTCGTCCTCGACATCATCCACCGCCTTCAGGCGACCCAGACGCCCGACCTCGCGGTGCGCTGGAACTGCAAGGCGGGCAAGTGCGGTTCGTGCTCGGCGGAGATCAACGGCCGGCCACGGCTGATGTGCATGACGCGGATGTCGGTGTTCAGCCGCGAGGACGTCATCACGGTGACGCCGCTGCGGGCCTTTCCCGTGGTGCGGGACCTGGTGACGGACGTCGGCTTCAACTACACGAAGGCGCGGGAAGTACCGGCCTTCGTGCCTCCGGCGGACCTCGGCCCCGGCGAGTACCGCATGCAGCAGGCGGACGTCGACCGCTCCCAGGAGTTCCGCAAGTGCATCGAGTGCTTCCTGTGCCAGGACACGTGCCATGTCGTGCGCGACCACGAGGAGAACAAGGCGGCGTTCGCGGGCCCGCGCTTCCTGATGCGGGTGGCGGAACTGGACATGCACCCGCTGGACGCGGCGGCGGAGAGCGGCCTCGACCGCAAGCAGACCGCCCAGGACGAGCACGGGCTCGGCTACTGCAACATCACGAAGTGCTGCACGGAGGTGTGCCCGGAGGGCATCAAGATCACGGACAACGCGCTGATTCCCTTGAAGGAGCGGGCGGTTGACCGGAAGTACGATCCGCTGGTCTGGCTCGGGAGCAAGATTCGGCGGCGGGGGGAGCGGTAG
- a CDS encoding peptide ABC transporter substrate-binding protein: protein MRGAKSAKWVAIAGVVALTATACGGGSDSGGNSGKVDPKGIVSYANGEPQNALQPANTMEAYGSVVINSLFTGLVNYDKQGNITYENAESVTPDKSNKVWTVKLKPGWKFHNGEAVTAKSYVDAWNWSADPANGQQNSAWYRDIVGYDKVHPEKGKGTGKTMSGLKVVDDNTFTITLNTGIPYYAYKLVYSPFYPLPSGALKDPKKFGEAPVGNGPYKFKSWDHKKSIQVTAWPQYKGANKPKNGGVNFKAYTTPQAAYNDLRSDNVDTMPIIPDSELANFKQDFGDRAIEQDFSAINTVNPAFYSKTFKDMDVKVIQGLSMAIDRDTIAKQTFAGTRESASGWVAKGVKGYKAGACGEFCKFNPKKAKQFVKDGGGVPGNKITIQYNADQPHEGWVTAVCNSITKSTGVKCTGDPKTDFQADTEVRDKKQVKAMYRSGWVLDYPFNGNFLADLYGTGVDGNKGGFSDKKFDELTKKADAAKTIDESAALYQKAEKELVNTFPGIPLWYNKTLSAYSKNVKGVEFDQAGDPVLTDIEVFEK from the coding sequence ATGCGTGGTGCCAAGAGCGCCAAGTGGGTCGCGATAGCGGGTGTCGTGGCGCTGACGGCAACGGCCTGCGGCGGCGGCAGCGACAGCGGCGGCAACAGCGGCAAGGTCGACCCCAAGGGGATCGTCAGTTACGCCAACGGTGAGCCGCAGAACGCCTTGCAGCCTGCCAACACCATGGAGGCGTACGGCAGCGTCGTCATCAACTCCCTCTTCACGGGGCTTGTCAACTACGACAAGCAGGGGAACATCACCTACGAGAATGCCGAGTCGGTCACCCCCGACAAGAGCAACAAGGTGTGGACCGTCAAGCTCAAGCCGGGCTGGAAGTTCCACAACGGCGAGGCCGTCACGGCCAAGTCGTACGTGGACGCCTGGAACTGGTCCGCCGACCCGGCCAACGGCCAGCAGAACAGTGCCTGGTACCGCGACATCGTCGGCTACGACAAGGTCCACCCCGAGAAGGGGAAGGGCACCGGCAAGACCATGTCCGGCCTGAAGGTCGTCGACGACAACACCTTCACGATCACGCTGAACACGGGTATCCCGTACTACGCGTACAAGCTCGTCTACTCGCCCTTCTACCCGCTGCCCTCGGGCGCGCTGAAGGACCCGAAGAAGTTCGGCGAGGCTCCGGTCGGCAACGGTCCCTACAAGTTCAAGAGCTGGGACCACAAGAAGTCGATCCAGGTCACGGCCTGGCCGCAGTACAAGGGCGCCAACAAGCCCAAGAACGGCGGCGTCAACTTCAAGGCGTACACGACGCCGCAGGCCGCCTACAACGACCTGCGCTCCGACAACGTCGACACGATGCCGATCATCCCCGACAGCGAGCTCGCCAACTTCAAGCAGGACTTCGGCGACCGCGCCATCGAGCAGGACTTCTCGGCGATCAACACGGTCAACCCGGCGTTCTACAGCAAGACGTTCAAGGACATGGACGTCAAGGTCATCCAGGGCCTCTCGATGGCCATTGACCGCGACACCATCGCCAAGCAGACGTTCGCCGGTACCCGTGAGTCCGCCTCGGGCTGGGTCGCCAAGGGCGTCAAGGGCTACAAGGCCGGCGCCTGTGGTGAGTTCTGCAAGTTCAACCCGAAGAAGGCCAAGCAGTTCGTCAAGGACGGCGGCGGCGTTCCCGGCAACAAGATCACCATCCAGTACAACGCCGACCAGCCCCACGAGGGCTGGGTCACGGCGGTGTGCAACAGCATCACCAAGTCGACCGGCGTGAAGTGCACCGGCGACCCGAAGACCGACTTCCAGGCCGACACCGAGGTGCGGGACAAGAAGCAGGTCAAGGCGATGTACCGGTCGGGCTGGGTGCTCGACTACCCGTTCAACGGCAACTTCCTCGCCGACCTCTACGGCACGGGCGTCGACGGCAACAAGGGCGGCTTCTCGGACAAGAAGTTCGACGAGCTGACCAAGAAGGCCGACGCGGCGAAGACGATCGACGAGTCCGCCGCGCTGTACCAGAAGGCCGAGAAGGAGCTCGTCAACACCTTCCCGGGCATCCCGCTCTGGTACAACAAGACGCTCTCCGCTTACTCGAAGAACGTGAAGGGCGTCGAGTTCGACCAGGCTGGCGACCCCGTCCTCACCGACATCGAGGTCTTCGAGAAGTAG